The Bacteroidia bacterium genome includes a region encoding these proteins:
- a CDS encoding phosphoglucomutase/phosphomannomutase family protein translates to MTKIKFGTDGWRAIIAKDFTVDNVAKVSVAVAIWLNKKYKNPTAVVGYDFRFGGKMFAETVATVLAKYEIKVKLCNSAVSTPAVSLAVVKEKAQIGIMITASHNPPDYNGYKLKGDHGGPLLEEGTKEIEAIIPEEHGLVLESLKIDELIKTGFIKVVDLEEMYLNHVYANFDIEALRKSKFKFAFDAMYGAGQNVMRKLFPDIALLHCENNPSFCGIAPEPLHKNLLEFSNFIANSGKIDCGLAVDGDADRIALYDGKGNYINSHLIILILTYYLAEYKKLKGKVVTGFSSTVKVEKLCEKYNIPVQRVKIGFKDICKVMLHEDVLVGGEESGGITCKGHIPERDGVWMGLTIWQFMNETGKNITQIIDEIYKITGTFFYSRNDLKIEDKVKNKVIQACKNDMFKEFGEFKVEHLETLDGYKYFINENEWIMIRPSGTEPLLRLYAETSTPERLIKFHEEALKAVNSLNT, encoded by the coding sequence ATGACAAAAATTAAATTTGGAACAGATGGTTGGAGGGCTATTATTGCAAAAGACTTTACTGTAGATAATGTAGCTAAAGTAAGTGTTGCGGTTGCTATCTGGTTAAATAAAAAATATAAAAACCCTACTGCAGTTGTTGGTTATGATTTTCGTTTTGGTGGAAAAATGTTTGCCGAAACTGTAGCAACAGTATTAGCAAAATATGAAATAAAAGTAAAATTATGCAATTCTGCTGTTTCTACTCCTGCTGTTTCGTTAGCTGTTGTGAAGGAAAAAGCTCAGATTGGCATAATGATTACTGCAAGTCATAATCCTCCTGATTATAATGGTTACAAACTAAAGGGTGATCACGGAGGTCCTTTGTTAGAAGAAGGAACAAAAGAAATTGAGGCAATAATTCCTGAAGAACATGGATTGGTTCTTGAGTCTTTAAAAATAGATGAATTAATCAAAACTGGATTTATTAAAGTAGTTGATTTAGAAGAAATGTATTTAAATCATGTTTATGCAAACTTTGATATTGAAGCACTTCGCAAATCAAAATTTAAATTCGCTTTTGATGCAATGTATGGTGCAGGGCAAAATGTTATGAGAAAACTTTTTCCTGATATAGCTCTTTTGCATTGCGAAAATAACCCCTCATTCTGCGGTATTGCACCTGAACCATTACATAAAAATTTATTAGAATTCAGTAATTTTATAGCAAACAGTGGAAAAATTGATTGTGGTTTAGCTGTAGATGGTGATGCTGACCGTATTGCACTTTATGATGGCAAAGGAAACTACATTAATTCACATCTTATTATATTAATTTTAACATACTATCTTGCAGAATATAAGAAATTAAAAGGGAAAGTTGTTACAGGTTTTTCAAGTACTGTAAAAGTTGAGAAGCTTTGCGAAAAATACAATATTCCTGTGCAGCGTGTTAAAATTGGGTTTAAAGATATTTGTAAGGTAATGTTGCATGAAGATGTTCTTGTTGGTGGCGAAGAGTCTGGTGGTATTACTTGCAAAGGTCATATCCCTGAACGTGATGGAGTCTGGATGGGTTTAACAATCTGGCAATTTATGAATGAAACCGGAAAAAACATTACGCAAATAATAGATGAGATTTACAAAATAACAGGCACTTTCTTTTATAGTCGAAACGATTTAAAAATTGAAGATAAGGTAAAGAATAAAGTTATTCAGGCTTGTAAAAACGATATGTTTAAAGAGTTTGGAGAGTTTAAAGTTGAGCATCTTGAAACACTTGATGGATATAAATATTTTATAAATGAAAATGAGTGGATAATGATTCGCCCCTCAGGAACCGAGCCTTTATTGAGATTATATGCCGAGACTTCAACTCCGGAAAGGTTAATTAAATTTCATGAAGAGGCTTTAAAGGCAGTCAATAGTTTAAATACTTAA
- the mltG gene encoding endolytic transglycosylase MltG translates to MAKAKKKSKLKFILKIILSILFLSIIIGGITGYSYYKKIYFPNVKTTKQKTYLYIPTGSNFNDLLQILNKDSLLLDVSSFEWLSEQKNYVDHIKPGKYKISNDMSNNELINLLRSGEQEPVNLVIRGFRTKEELAGKIGANLEVDSATIVDLFESESFAEKFGFTKNTIMVMIIPNTYEFNWNTSADEFFARMAKEYKAFWNDERQQNASNAGMTQTEVSILASIVQQETYKNDEMSDVAGVYVNRLKKGMLLQADPTVIYAVGDFTLKRVLKKHLETDSPYNTYRYQGLPPGPICIPWPKTLDAVLNYTKHQYIYFCAKEDFSGYHNFAKTLNEHEKNATRYRNALNKRKIK, encoded by the coding sequence GTGGCAAAAGCAAAGAAAAAATCAAAACTAAAATTTATACTTAAAATTATTTTAAGTATTCTGTTCTTGTCAATTATAATTGGTGGGATTACTGGATATTCATACTATAAAAAAATTTATTTCCCCAATGTAAAAACTACAAAACAAAAAACATATTTGTATATTCCAACAGGTTCTAACTTTAATGATTTACTTCAGATTTTAAACAAGGATAGTTTATTGTTAGATGTCTCATCCTTTGAATGGCTTTCCGAGCAAAAAAATTATGTTGACCACATTAAGCCCGGTAAGTATAAAATAAGTAATGATATGAGTAATAATGAACTCATTAATTTATTAAGATCTGGTGAGCAAGAGCCTGTAAATCTAGTAATAAGAGGTTTTAGAACAAAGGAAGAATTAGCCGGTAAAATAGGAGCAAATCTTGAAGTTGATTCAGCAACAATTGTTGATTTGTTTGAAAGTGAAAGTTTTGCCGAGAAATTTGGTTTTACAAAAAACACTATTATGGTTATGATTATTCCAAATACATATGAATTTAATTGGAATACCTCTGCTGATGAGTTTTTTGCAAGAATGGCAAAAGAGTATAAAGCATTCTGGAATGACGAAAGGCAACAAAATGCAAGTAATGCTGGAATGACTCAGACTGAAGTTTCAATTTTAGCTTCTATAGTTCAGCAGGAAACATATAAAAATGATGAAATGTCAGATGTCGCTGGTGTTTATGTTAATCGTTTAAAAAAGGGAATGCTTTTGCAGGCAGATCCTACTGTTATTTATGCAGTTGGAGATTTTACATTGAAGCGTGTATTAAAAAAACATCTTGAGACAGATTCACCTTACAATACTTATCGTTATCAGGGTTTACCTCCGGGACCAATATGTATTCCCTGGCCAAAAACTTTAGATGCAGTTCTAAATTATACTAAACATCAGTATATTTATTTCTGTGCAAAAGAAGATTTCTCGGGGTATCATAATTTTGCTAAAACATTAAATGAGCACGAGAAAAATGCTACTAGGTATAGAAATGCATTAAATAAAAGAAAGATAAAATAA
- a CDS encoding DUF2807 domain-containing protein, with protein sequence MYKLYYLLILVIVFGSCSKGHRCDCFVSNGKELEEVRELSDFTELEIENVFDIKLKVDTINQIRIITGKNLIKGIETVVENNRLYIKNTNKCNWSRKFIGKIKLEISLNNISYINLMGSSDISCTDTLYGNELKVDDWADISNVNLTLDYNSLIYALHAGTGNIILKGKVISANYWNNGYSNFDFNYLITNNCNVMSNSTGFTKINVKDELSAKLFNSGNIYLEGNPSKITSTQNGSGELIRN encoded by the coding sequence ATGTATAAACTTTATTACTTGCTAATTCTGGTCATAGTTTTTGGTTCGTGTTCAAAAGGACATCGTTGTGATTGTTTTGTGTCTAATGGCAAAGAATTAGAAGAAGTTAGAGAGTTGTCAGACTTTACTGAACTTGAAATTGAAAATGTTTTTGATATTAAATTAAAAGTTGATACAATAAATCAGATTAGAATAATTACAGGCAAAAACTTGATTAAAGGTATAGAAACTGTAGTTGAAAACAATCGACTTTATATAAAGAACACAAATAAATGCAATTGGTCGAGAAAATTTATTGGAAAAATAAAACTTGAAATTTCGCTAAATAATATTTCTTACATAAATTTAATGGGAAGCTCAGACATTAGTTGCACAGACACGCTTTATGGCAACGAACTTAAAGTTGATGATTGGGCAGATATTTCAAATGTGAATCTTACTCTAGATTACAATTCGTTAATTTATGCTCTTCATGCAGGTACTGGTAACATTATACTTAAAGGAAAAGTTATTTCAGCAAACTATTGGAATAACGGCTATAGTAATTTTGATTTTAACTATTTAATTACAAATAATTGCAATGTAATGTCAAACTCAACCGGATTTACAAAAATTAATGTAAAGGACGAACTAAGCGCAAAGCTTTTTAATTCAGGTAATATATACTTGGAAGGTAACCCATCAAAAATTACATCCACACAAAATGGGTCGGGTGAGTTAATAAGGAATTAA
- a CDS encoding glycosyltransferase family 2 protein, with protein sequence MLTLQILFWFLLIMVFYSYVGYGLLLYILVALKRLFSKNKPEINSEETEVTLFIAAFNEIDYVEEKVKNSVLLNYPKEKLHFLWVTDGSNDGTPELLSTYNNITVLHNSERAGKINAINRGMKTIKTPIVVFCDANTMLSQNSIKEIVRAFDDPIVGCVAGEKRIFDKSVDSAAGSGEGIYWKYESFLKKMDSEFYTTVGAAGELFAIRTELFNEVEPDTLLDDFIMSMRIAINGNLIKYVPQAYAYESSSANVKEELKRKVRIAAGAVQSTFRLTKALNPFHDFRLTFQFVSHKISRWLIVPFALPLLFIINLLLVYFDGYNQLTVYSVLFLLQLLYYIITLLGWIMQSMNIKLKILFVPYYIFMMNYASWLGLFRYIKGNQSVNWERAKRSS encoded by the coding sequence ATGCTAACCCTTCAGATATTATTCTGGTTTTTGCTGATAATGGTATTTTATTCTTATGTAGGATATGGGCTTTTGCTATATATTTTAGTTGCCTTAAAAAGATTGTTTAGTAAAAATAAACCAGAAATAAATTCCGAAGAAACAGAAGTCACACTTTTTATTGCAGCATTTAATGAAATAGATTATGTTGAGGAGAAAGTAAAAAACAGTGTTCTATTAAATTATCCAAAAGAGAAACTTCACTTTTTATGGGTCACTGATGGATCAAATGATGGAACTCCTGAATTACTCTCAACATATAATAATATAACTGTTTTACATAATTCTGAAAGAGCAGGAAAAATAAATGCCATTAATCGTGGTATGAAAACAATTAAAACTCCAATTGTGGTTTTCTGTGATGCTAACACTATGCTATCGCAAAATAGCATTAAAGAGATTGTAAGAGCTTTTGATGACCCAATAGTTGGTTGTGTTGCCGGTGAAAAAAGAATTTTTGATAAATCAGTTGATTCCGCAGCAGGATCGGGTGAAGGGATATATTGGAAATATGAATCTTTTTTAAAGAAAATGGATTCTGAGTTTTATACTACTGTTGGTGCTGCAGGTGAGCTTTTTGCAATTCGTACAGAGCTTTTTAATGAAGTAGAACCTGATACACTTCTTGATGATTTTATAATGTCGATGAGGATTGCAATTAATGGCAATTTGATAAAATATGTACCTCAAGCATATGCCTATGAATCTTCATCAGCAAATGTAAAAGAAGAATTGAAAAGAAAGGTAAGAATTGCTGCCGGAGCTGTTCAGTCAACTTTTCGTTTAACAAAAGCATTAAATCCTTTTCATGATTTTAGATTGACTTTTCAGTTTGTTTCGCATAAGATTTCTCGTTGGCTTATTGTTCCATTTGCATTACCACTATTATTTATTATTAATTTATTATTAGTATATTTTGATGGTTATAATCAATTAACTGTTTACTCAGTTTTATTTTTATTGCAACTTTTGTACTATATTATAACATTACTCGGATGGATAATGCAAAGTATGAATATTAAATTAAAAATACTTTTTGTTCCATATTATATTTTTATGATGAATTATGCTTCCTGGCTTGGTTTGTTTAGATATATAAAAGGTAACCAATCAGTAAATTGGGAACGTGCCAAACGGTCTAGTTAA
- a CDS encoding DUF3467 domain-containing protein yields the protein MEDNKNINTGQINIELDEETAQGVYSNLAVITHSSSEFVIDFVRIMPGVPKAKVKSRVILTPEHAKRLLLALKENVAKFESQFGNVKVTEQGPIMPMTFGGPAGEA from the coding sequence ATGGAAGACAATAAAAATATTAACACAGGGCAAATAAATATTGAATTGGATGAGGAAACCGCTCAGGGTGTATATTCTAATTTAGCGGTTATTACACATTCTAGTTCAGAATTTGTTATTGATTTTGTTAGAATAATGCCTGGTGTACCTAAGGCTAAAGTAAAATCAAGAGTTATTTTAACTCCTGAACATGCAAAGCGTTTACTTTTAGCTCTTAAGGAAAATGTAGCAAAATTTGAGTCTCAGTTTGGTAACGTAAAAGTTACCGAACAGGGACCAATTATGCCAATGACCTTTGGAGGTCCTGCAGGTGAAGCATAA